A genomic stretch from Bradyrhizobium quebecense includes:
- a CDS encoding ABC transporter substrate-binding protein, which produces MPTSRRTLLKTSAAAAAAFSFDWTRAQAQAETVRIGVIYDLTGPFAAGGSVASSIGTQIAIDLVNEKGGVGGKYKIAPVNVDSQSKPDVAINEANRLIDQEKVDILNGVFASSHAVPLAAKVEQQKRILWITTAVSTAVFKDKNLHYVFRAQIHSDQYGQAFGGFLAEHAKARLGMEPKDVKVALIHEDGPYGVGVAAADETFAKEAGLQVVLKEGYSASAPDLSVLVTKLKRAKADIISHAGYNPDITLFLRQARESGLKFKMLFGAGAGYSQLDKLRTTFGADIDNFCNIDPVPAQLLDPAKLAPGVGDLTKVMVARYREKTSATEVPPHCSMGFNQTWVLLNNVLPVAKEKYGGFDPEAIRKAALDVDIPPGGTIQGYGVKFYPPGTPMSGQNERSTPVVMQNAGERITVVWPTNIRTQDPVFPLPKGSVYGA; this is translated from the coding sequence ATGCCGACTTCACGCAGGACGCTGCTGAAGACTTCAGCGGCTGCCGCCGCTGCTTTCAGCTTCGATTGGACACGCGCCCAGGCGCAGGCCGAAACGGTCCGGATCGGCGTGATCTACGACCTGACCGGTCCGTTTGCCGCCGGCGGCTCGGTCGCCTCCTCGATCGGCACGCAGATCGCGATCGATCTCGTCAATGAGAAGGGTGGCGTCGGCGGCAAGTACAAGATCGCGCCGGTCAACGTCGATTCTCAAAGCAAGCCTGATGTCGCGATCAACGAGGCCAATCGCCTGATCGACCAGGAGAAGGTCGATATCCTCAACGGCGTGTTCGCGAGCTCGCACGCGGTGCCGCTCGCCGCCAAGGTCGAGCAGCAGAAGCGGATCCTCTGGATCACGACCGCGGTCTCGACCGCCGTGTTCAAGGACAAGAACCTGCACTACGTGTTTCGCGCCCAGATCCATTCCGACCAGTACGGCCAGGCCTTCGGCGGCTTCCTCGCCGAACACGCCAAGGCCAGGCTCGGCATGGAGCCGAAAGACGTCAAGGTCGCGCTGATCCATGAGGACGGTCCCTACGGCGTCGGCGTCGCCGCCGCCGACGAAACCTTCGCGAAGGAAGCCGGGCTGCAGGTCGTGCTCAAGGAAGGCTATTCGGCCTCCGCCCCCGATCTCTCCGTGCTGGTGACCAAATTGAAGCGCGCCAAGGCCGACATCATCTCGCATGCCGGCTACAACCCCGACATCACGCTGTTCCTGCGCCAGGCGCGCGAGAGCGGACTGAAATTCAAGATGCTGTTCGGCGCCGGCGCCGGCTATAGCCAGCTCGACAAGCTGCGCACGACGTTCGGCGCCGACATCGACAATTTCTGCAACATCGATCCCGTTCCGGCGCAGCTGCTCGATCCCGCCAAGCTGGCGCCGGGGGTCGGCGACCTCACCAAGGTGATGGTTGCGCGCTATCGCGAGAAGACCAGCGCCACCGAAGTGCCGCCGCACTGCTCGATGGGCTTCAACCAGACTTGGGTGCTGCTCAACAATGTGCTGCCGGTCGCCAAGGAAAAATATGGCGGCTTCGATCCCGAGGCGATCCGCAAGGCCGCGCTCGATGTCGACATCCCGCCGGGCGGCACCATCCAGGGCTATGGCGTAAAATTCTATCCGCCGGGCACGCCGATGTCGGGCCAGAACGAGCGCTCGACGCCAGTCGTGATGCAGAACGCCGGTGAGCGCATCACCGTGGTGTGGCCGACCAACATCAGGACGCAGGATCCGGTGTTTCCGCTGCCGAAGGGATCCGTGTACGGGGCGTAG